One Megamonas hypermegale genomic window carries:
- a CDS encoding DMT family transporter, whose amino-acid sequence MNRGLVFAMLSSLMFSFMNVLVKEASHTLGTGEIIFVRSVISIFMILLIMRIGKIKFSHKDRGTLIFRGVVGGMSMCLIFLAVSGMHLGDASILQQLSAFFVLIISAIYLKEKLPSHTIMPLIIIVLGTCLILRPWEYNSFSVYALFAIASAFTGAVVYTTIHKLFENGGHTSWEVIFYLFLCSVFIGLAMMYNNHHMPTRYEWFLLLGIALTSLFGQNFMTQAYEFANQVLVSFVMYLGVFFNALWGYVFFGEIMHTLSVIGGVLVIGSSIYLSHKKAHK is encoded by the coding sequence ATGAACAGAGGTTTGGTTTTCGCCATGCTGTCTTCGCTTATGTTCAGCTTTATGAATGTTCTGGTTAAAGAGGCAAGTCATACGCTCGGTACAGGTGAAATTATTTTTGTACGCAGCGTCATTAGTATTTTCATGATATTACTTATCATGCGCATAGGAAAAATAAAATTTTCGCATAAAGACAGAGGAACTCTGATATTTCGCGGTGTCGTCGGCGGCATGAGCATGTGCCTGATATTCCTGGCTGTATCAGGCATGCACTTGGGCGATGCTTCCATATTGCAGCAGTTATCGGCATTTTTCGTGCTGATAATATCAGCAATTTACCTAAAAGAAAAACTGCCTTCACATACTATAATGCCTTTAATCATCATTGTTTTAGGAACATGTCTGATTTTGCGCCCATGGGAGTACAATTCTTTTTCCGTCTATGCGCTGTTTGCCATAGCTTCAGCCTTTACGGGAGCAGTTGTCTACACCACTATTCATAAATTATTCGAAAACGGCGGTCATACTTCATGGGAAGTAATATTTTATCTGTTCTTGTGCAGTGTATTTATCGGTCTTGCCATGATGTACAATAATCATCATATGCCTACCCGCTACGAATGGTTTCTGCTTTTGGGCATAGCACTGACCTCACTGTTCGGGCAGAATTTCATGACGCAGGCATATGAATTCGCCAATCAGGTACTTGTAAGCTTCGTCATGTATCTGGGCGTATTTTTCAATGCACTCTGGGGCTATGTATTTTTCGGCGAAATCATGCACACGCTGTCCGTAATCGGCGGTGTTCTGGTAATCGGCTCGTCCATTTACCTCAGTCATAAAAAAGCGCACAAATAA
- a CDS encoding flavodoxin, with protein MKKLISICLTVMVSLLFAACGNGSATQSNQNQTQAESSAPANGSSNSDKKILIAYFSHSGNTEAVAQQIHDMIGGDIVKIETVNPYPSDYHECTEVAKAEKDSNARPQLSTVIDNMNDYDTIFIGYPIWWHTAPMAIGTFLESYDLSGKTIVPFCTSGGSDISESMPMIKELCQKATIKEGLTASKNDVEKTKAWLQKLGYVK; from the coding sequence ATGAAAAAATTAATCTCTATCTGTCTGACCGTAATGGTGTCGTTATTATTTGCCGCCTGCGGCAACGGTTCGGCTACTCAGTCAAACCAAAATCAAACTCAGGCTGAAAGTTCAGCACCGGCAAACGGCAGTTCAAATTCGGATAAGAAAATTTTAATAGCTTATTTTTCGCACAGTGGCAATACAGAGGCTGTAGCACAGCAGATACATGATATGATTGGCGGCGATATCGTGAAAATCGAAACGGTAAATCCGTATCCGAGCGATTACCATGAATGTACCGAAGTCGCTAAAGCGGAAAAGGACAGTAATGCACGACCGCAGCTAAGTACTGTTATTGACAACATGAATGATTATGATACAATATTCATTGGTTATCCTATTTGGTGGCATACAGCTCCGATGGCTATAGGAACATTTCTGGAAAGCTACGATTTAAGCGGTAAGACGATTGTTCCGTTTTGTACAAGCGGCGGCAGTGATATTTCCGAAAGTATGCCGATGATAAAAGAGCTTTGCCAAAAAGCCACAATAAAAGAAGGGTTGACTGCCAGCAAAAACGATGTTGAAAAAACAAAAGCCTGGTTACAAAAACTGGGTTATGTAAAATAA
- a CDS encoding iron-containing alcohol dehydrogenase gives MGFTMYVPTKILFGQGALDNLHKEDCLGVNAMIVLSNGVSAKKYGYLDKVEEQLSLAKVNYAVFDKVQANPLKDTVMEGAKFCRENKCDFIVALGGGSVIDSAKAIAVMAVNDGDLWDYIASGTGKGQPITNKPLPIVSISTTAGTGSEADAGCVITNPETNEKVGLKTPDIFPVLCVEDINLQKSVPPKFTAYQGFDALSHSLEGYISKFANLMSDMYAITAIENVGRYLARAVNNGNDLEAREHVAFGNILSGTVMCVGTTSSQHSLEHALSAYHPELPHGAGLIMLSRAYFGNIIKHNVCPERFIQMAKAMGMENATKAEDFLTVLEKLLEECHVADLKMSDYGITPDEFPKMADNAMGPMGGLFACDRVQLTKEDCIAIYQQSYK, from the coding sequence ATGGGATTTACTATGTATGTACCGACTAAAATTTTATTCGGACAAGGAGCTTTGGACAATCTGCACAAAGAAGACTGTCTCGGCGTGAACGCGATGATTGTATTGTCCAACGGCGTTTCCGCCAAAAAATACGGTTATTTAGATAAAGTGGAAGAACAATTATCCTTGGCAAAAGTCAACTATGCTGTTTTTGACAAGGTTCAGGCCAATCCGTTAAAGGATACGGTAATGGAAGGAGCAAAATTCTGCCGTGAAAATAAATGTGATTTTATCGTGGCACTGGGCGGCGGCAGCGTAATCGATTCGGCAAAAGCAATTGCCGTCATGGCGGTAAATGACGGTGATTTATGGGACTATATTGCCAGTGGCACAGGCAAAGGCCAGCCGATAACAAATAAACCGCTGCCGATTGTATCCATAAGCACAACAGCAGGCACCGGCTCGGAAGCTGATGCAGGCTGCGTAATAACCAATCCGGAAACGAATGAAAAAGTAGGTCTTAAGACGCCGGATATTTTCCCTGTACTTTGTGTGGAAGATATTAATCTGCAAAAATCTGTTCCGCCGAAATTTACTGCTTATCAGGGATTTGATGCACTGAGCCACAGCCTGGAAGGATATATCTCCAAATTTGCCAATCTGATGAGTGATATGTATGCTATCACCGCCATTGAAAATGTCGGCAGATATCTGGCACGTGCCGTGAATAACGGTAATGATTTGGAAGCGAGAGAACACGTGGCATTCGGCAATATTTTATCCGGAACCGTAATGTGTGTAGGTACGACTTCCAGCCAGCATTCACTGGAACATGCTTTATCCGCTTATCATCCGGAACTTCCGCACGGTGCAGGTCTTATTATGCTTTCCCGTGCATATTTCGGCAATATCATTAAACATAATGTATGTCCGGAACGCTTTATACAGATGGCAAAAGCCATGGGCATGGAAAATGCGACTAAAGCAGAAGATTTTCTCACTGTATTGGAAAAACTGCTGGAAGAGTGCCATGTAGCCGACTTAAAAATGAGCGACTACGGCATTACACCGGATGAATTTCCGAAAATGGCGGATAATGCCATGGGACCTATGGGCGGCCTGTTTGCCTGCGACAGAGTTCAGCTTACAAAAGAAGACTGCATAGCCATTTATCAGCAGTCATATAAATAA
- a CDS encoding MerR family transcriptional regulator → MPYTIGEIAKYLNIPSSTLRFYDKMGLMPFVDRSESGIRLFKDSDIEWLLIIDCLKKSGMPVKNIREFIKLVEQGDASIDKRLEMFQQQRRHVEETIASLEEQLKILKFKCWYYKTAKEAGTTKVPRNMKEDELPEEFRPVRHKLRRLNEK, encoded by the coding sequence ATGCCCTACACTATAGGAGAAATTGCTAAATACTTAAATATTCCATCGTCTACGCTTCGTTTTTACGATAAAATGGGATTAATGCCGTTTGTTGACCGCTCCGAAAGCGGTATCCGCCTGTTCAAGGACAGTGATATTGAATGGCTGCTCATTATTGACTGCCTGAAAAAATCCGGTATGCCTGTAAAAAATATCCGTGAATTTATTAAGCTAGTTGAACAGGGCGATGCTTCCATCGATAAAAGGCTGGAAATGTTCCAGCAGCAACGCCGACATGTGGAAGAAACTATTGCTTCTCTGGAAGAGCAGTTAAAAATTTTGAAATTCAAATGCTGGTATTATAAAACCGCCAAAGAGGCAGGTACGACGAAAGTTCCCCGTAATATGAAGGAAGATGAGCTGCCGGAGGAATTTCGGCCAGTACGTCATAAACTGCGTCGCTTGAATGAAAAGTGA
- a CDS encoding regulatory protein RecX → MKKQNNKTALVYAVDLLAVRPYSEKQLVDKLKRRGYDEAEIATAMEKLLNRRYIDDNDLCQRQYTAYINEQKRSIKAILYKLKEKGFSSADIENAQIKCDIDTDNYEYRTCMKLLAAHFRRTADRQKCQAYLYRKGFNFSAIRNAVDDFLNEI, encoded by the coding sequence ATGAAAAAGCAGAACAATAAAACGGCACTTGTATATGCTGTAGACCTTTTGGCGGTGCGTCCTTACAGTGAAAAGCAATTAGTGGATAAGCTGAAAAGACGCGGTTATGATGAAGCGGAAATTGCCACAGCGATGGAAAAATTACTGAACCGCCGCTATATAGATGACAACGACCTGTGTCAGCGACAATATACGGCATATATCAACGAACAGAAACGCAGTATCAAGGCTATTTTATATAAATTAAAGGAAAAAGGCTTCAGCTCCGCCGATATTGAAAATGCTCAGATAAAATGCGATATTGACACGGATAATTATGAATACCGTACCTGTATGAAACTTTTGGCAGCACATTTCAGACGAACAGCGGACAGACAGAAATGTCAGGCGTACCTTTACCGTAAAGGATTTAACTTTTCCGCAATCAGAAATGCCGTTGATGATTTCTTAAATGAAATATAA
- the recA gene encoding recombinase RecA, which yields MDKSMDKVEALQNALKQIERDFGKGSIMKLGDASANMNIEVIHTGCLPLDAALGVGGVPRGRIVEIFGPESSGKTTVALHMVAEAQKIGGIAAFIDAEHALDPIYAKKLGVDIDNLLISQPDNGEQALEIVDALVRSGAIDIVVVDSVAALVPKAEIEGDMGDSHVGLQARLMSQAMRKLTGVISKSRTTAIFINQIREKVGVMFGNPETTTGGRALKFYASIRLDVRKIDTIKQGNDPVGSRTRIKVVKNKVAPPFKQAEFDIMYGEGISREGSLIDMGVAFEIMDKSGSWFSYQGTRLGQGKENVKAYLREHADTALEIENKIREKLFARPNEGEAVEEEDVAASVENEKAEQ from the coding sequence ATGGATAAATCAATGGATAAAGTTGAAGCATTGCAAAATGCTTTAAAACAAATTGAACGTGATTTTGGCAAAGGTTCTATTATGAAATTGGGCGATGCCAGTGCTAATATGAATATTGAAGTAATTCACACAGGCTGTTTACCACTTGATGCAGCTTTAGGTGTTGGCGGTGTACCTCGTGGTCGTATTGTTGAAATTTTTGGCCCTGAATCATCTGGTAAAACAACAGTTGCACTTCATATGGTTGCAGAAGCACAAAAAATTGGCGGTATAGCAGCTTTCATCGATGCAGAACACGCACTTGACCCGATATATGCTAAAAAACTTGGCGTGGATATCGATAATTTGCTCATTTCTCAACCAGATAATGGAGAACAAGCTTTGGAAATCGTTGATGCATTAGTGCGAAGCGGCGCAATAGATATAGTTGTAGTCGATTCAGTAGCAGCACTCGTACCAAAAGCTGAAATTGAAGGCGATATGGGAGATTCTCATGTAGGTTTGCAGGCACGACTTATGTCACAAGCTATGCGCAAATTGACAGGTGTCATCAGTAAATCCCGTACAACAGCAATATTCATCAACCAAATTCGTGAAAAAGTTGGCGTTATGTTCGGCAATCCAGAAACGACTACAGGCGGTCGTGCGTTGAAATTCTATGCTTCCATTCGTCTTGATGTGCGCAAAATAGATACAATTAAACAAGGCAATGACCCAGTTGGTAGTCGCACACGTATTAAAGTTGTTAAAAATAAAGTTGCTCCACCATTTAAGCAAGCTGAATTTGACATCATGTACGGTGAAGGAATTTCACGCGAAGGCAGCCTCATCGATATGGGCGTAGCCTTTGAAATCATGGATAAGAGCGGTTCATGGTTCTCATATCAAGGTACACGTCTTGGTCAAGGTAAAGAAAATGTAAAAGCATATCTTAGAGAACATGCCGATACAGCTTTGGAAATAGAAAATAAAATTAGAGAAAAATTATTCGCTAGACCAAATGAAGGAGAAGCTGTTGAAGAAGAAGACGTAGCAGCTTCAGTTGAAAATGAAAAAGCAGAACAATAA
- a CDS encoding C40 family peptidase: MSKVVRILVLSLCLICMASIASASSFRLGDQGNEIAEIQAALASQGYDVTADGDFGPATQAAVQAFQSANGLDNDGLVGAMTYQALMGRNMPVVSRSSNYIARRIINNSLNYVGVPYVFGGTTPSGFDCSGFTRYVFASAGISLPRTADVQYEVGVPVSYDNLMPGDLVFFSTYTYGASHVGIYLGDGKFINASSSRGVVVDSLSMSYWANTYIGARRVL, from the coding sequence TTGAGTAAAGTAGTTCGTATTTTAGTCCTATCTTTGTGTTTAATTTGTATGGCTTCCATTGCTAGCGCGTCTTCTTTTAGATTAGGCGACCAAGGCAATGAAATAGCAGAAATTCAGGCAGCACTTGCCAGCCAAGGCTATGATGTTACGGCTGATGGTGATTTTGGTCCAGCAACTCAAGCAGCTGTTCAAGCATTTCAAAGTGCTAATGGTCTTGACAACGATGGTTTAGTTGGTGCCATGACATATCAGGCATTGATGGGACGCAACATGCCAGTAGTTAGTCGTAGTTCTAACTACATAGCAAGACGTATTATTAATAATTCCTTAAATTATGTTGGTGTACCTTATGTATTCGGCGGTACAACTCCTAGTGGCTTCGATTGTTCTGGTTTTACTCGTTACGTATTTGCCAGTGCCGGTATTTCTCTTCCACGTACAGCAGATGTACAATACGAAGTAGGTGTACCTGTTTCTTATGACAATCTTATGCCAGGTGACTTAGTATTCTTCTCTACGTATACTTATGGTGCTTCTCATGTAGGCATCTATTTAGGTGATGGAAAATTCATTAATGCTTCTTCCAGTAGAGGTGTCGTCGTTGATTCTTTAAGTATGTCTTATTGGGCAAACACTTATATTGGCGCACGTAGAGTATTATAA
- a CDS encoding histidine kinase N-terminal domain-containing protein produces the protein MIISENCRRYTNLSGMKINLLQQLNKVLPLVADLTYAHIAVYVRAKIKNNFVVVSTIEPHTAFNPFKQFLLGKLIPCIQEPLIKKSMDTKRKCHGQRELDFGKFLNMYTFPVIDDNNEVIAVICFEVNSDDAKKDGFSRLMRTALILLKNADKNADSHMYKSISSRDGIIITDKDERIIFANLAASRIYHVLGINNLIGCHIFDRQLTMHITKETILNKYPYEKEIEAGNLIILKRDIPIMETGNLVTRIIILSDITEIRKKDKELMIKSAVIQEIHHRVKNNLQTIASLLRLQSRRSNSPEVKEALRESINRILSISVVHEFLSQQGEENIDVVEVTTNILTLVKQNMIDNSFNLTAEFSGDNIILPSKQASSLALIINELILNSIEHGFAVKNEGLIGLNITQNSVEYIIELYDNGCGLPENFSPQTSKSLGLQIVRNLVEGDIGGSFTMYNDHGTHALITIPFKSLTEGD, from the coding sequence ATGATCATTTCAGAAAATTGCAGACGCTACACTAATTTATCCGGTATGAAAATCAATCTATTACAACAACTCAATAAAGTATTACCACTTGTTGCAGATTTAACTTATGCTCATATAGCCGTCTACGTCAGAGCCAAAATAAAAAATAACTTTGTCGTTGTATCCACAATTGAACCACACACAGCATTTAATCCTTTCAAGCAATTTCTTTTAGGTAAATTAATTCCTTGTATTCAAGAACCCTTAATAAAAAAATCCATGGATACTAAAAGAAAATGTCACGGACAACGTGAACTAGATTTTGGCAAATTCTTGAATATGTATACATTTCCTGTTATAGATGATAATAATGAAGTAATTGCTGTAATTTGTTTTGAAGTAAATAGTGATGATGCTAAAAAAGATGGATTTTCTCGCCTAATGCGGACAGCATTAATACTTTTAAAAAATGCCGATAAAAATGCTGATAGCCATATGTATAAATCCATCTCTTCACGCGATGGTATAATAATAACTGACAAAGATGAACGAATTATATTTGCTAATTTAGCAGCTTCTCGCATTTACCATGTACTCGGTATCAATAATTTAATTGGTTGTCATATCTTTGACCGCCAACTCACCATGCATATAACAAAAGAAACAATTTTAAATAAATACCCTTATGAAAAAGAAATTGAAGCAGGCAATTTAATCATTTTAAAACGCGACATTCCAATCATGGAAACAGGCAATCTAGTAACAAGAATAATAATTTTATCTGATATAACAGAAATACGCAAAAAAGATAAAGAATTGATGATAAAATCTGCTGTAATTCAAGAAATACATCATCGCGTAAAAAACAATCTTCAAACAATTGCCAGTCTTTTGCGCTTACAATCACGTCGTTCAAATTCTCCTGAAGTAAAAGAAGCTCTGCGAGAAAGCATCAATCGTATACTCAGTATATCTGTTGTGCATGAATTTTTATCACAACAAGGTGAAGAAAATATTGATGTCGTAGAGGTTACTACAAATATATTAACCTTAGTAAAACAAAATATGATTGACAATAGCTTTAATCTTACAGCCGAATTTTCTGGTGATAATATTATATTACCATCAAAACAAGCCAGTAGCTTAGCCTTAATTATTAATGAATTAATTTTAAATTCCATTGAACATGGTTTTGCTGTCAAAAACGAAGGACTTATAGGGCTTAATATCACTCAGAACTCTGTAGAATATATCATCGAACTATACGATAATGGCTGTGGTTTGCCAGAAAATTTTTCACCGCAAACTTCAAAATCATTAGGCTTACAAATTGTTCGCAATTTGGTAGAAGGTGATATTGGTGGTTCTTTTACTATGTACAATGACCATGGTACGCATGCTCTAATAACTATTCCATTTAAATCTCTAACAGAAGGTGACTAA
- a CDS encoding ANTAR domain-containing response regulator, with translation MTKLNIVIADNESIIRMDLREMLEEVGHTIVGESVNGLKAVELTRRLKPDLVIMDIKMPEMDGITAAKIISEEKLAPVILLTAFSQKNIVEKAKDSGVLAYLVKPIQPANLFPAIEIALSRFAEIQQLEQDLNNVKNSLEMRKTLDRAKGILMDAYNLTESEAYRRIQKYSMAKRKSIKEVAEAIIHAATK, from the coding sequence ATGACTAAATTAAATATCGTTATAGCAGATAATGAATCTATTATTCGTATGGACTTAAGAGAAATGTTAGAAGAAGTCGGACATACTATTGTCGGTGAAAGTGTTAACGGTTTAAAAGCCGTGGAATTAACTCGTCGTTTAAAACCAGATTTAGTTATAATGGATATAAAAATGCCTGAAATGGACGGTATCACCGCTGCTAAAATCATATCCGAAGAAAAACTAGCACCTGTAATATTACTTACAGCATTCAGTCAAAAAAATATTGTAGAAAAAGCAAAGGATTCTGGCGTTTTAGCTTATCTTGTAAAACCTATTCAACCTGCTAATCTTTTTCCAGCAATTGAAATAGCCTTATCGCGTTTTGCTGAAATCCAACAATTAGAGCAAGACCTTAATAATGTCAAAAATTCATTAGAAATGCGTAAAACACTTGACCGAGCTAAAGGTATATTAATGGATGCATACAATCTCACTGAAAGCGAAGCTTATCGCCGTATTCAAAAATACAGCATGGCAAAACGAAAATCCATAAAAGAAGTAGCAGAAGCTATTATCCATGCTGCAACTAAATAA
- a CDS encoding pyruvate carboxylase subunit B, which yields MAKVKITETVLRDGHQSLLATRMRLSQMLPQLEALDAIGYKSLEAWGGATFDSCLRFLDEDPWERLDTLKAHLKTPIQMLLRGQNLLGYYQYPDDVVRAFVKKAAQHGIGVFRIFDALNDTRNLKTAIDAAKEAKNEVDHYLEVQGCLVYTVGGPHTTDEFAELAKKLDAMGVDSICIKDMSGLLEPYTAYDLVKKLKAATKLPIQLHTHYTSGFGSMAYLKAIEAGVDVIDCALSPFALDTSQPCTETMVAALEGTEYDTGLNRQAMTPIAKHFLKVKQDIIKEFNLKGYFDVNPNVLDFQIPGGMLSNLVNQLKEAGMEDKYQELLDEMPRVRADLGYPPLVTPSSQIVGTMATFNVMTGERYKMVPKEFKELASGRFGRTPQPVNPEVLEKCGIKQEDIITCRPADLLEPGMEKFKAELAAKGFPNASEEDVLSYALFPAVAEEFFKKRTKKQLQALGVANPTDEDILLYNLDVEVAKKFFAAK from the coding sequence ATGGCAAAAGTAAAAATTACTGAAACAGTATTACGCGATGGCCATCAGTCCTTACTCGCTACTCGTATGCGTCTTTCCCAGATGCTTCCGCAGCTCGAAGCTCTCGATGCTATCGGCTATAAATCTTTGGAAGCTTGGGGCGGTGCAACATTCGATAGCTGCCTTCGTTTCCTTGATGAAGATCCATGGGAACGTCTTGACACATTGAAAGCACATCTCAAAACTCCTATTCAGATGTTACTTCGTGGTCAGAACCTCTTAGGTTACTATCAATATCCAGATGATGTTGTTCGTGCTTTCGTTAAAAAAGCAGCTCAACATGGTATCGGTGTATTCCGTATCTTCGATGCTTTAAATGATACTCGTAACCTTAAAACAGCTATTGATGCTGCAAAAGAAGCAAAAAATGAAGTTGATCATTATCTAGAAGTTCAGGGTTGCTTAGTTTACACTGTTGGTGGCCCTCATACTACTGATGAATTTGCAGAACTTGCTAAAAAACTTGATGCTATGGGCGTTGATTCCATCTGCATCAAAGATATGTCTGGTTTGCTCGAACCATACACAGCTTATGACCTCGTTAAAAAATTAAAAGCTGCAACTAAACTTCCTATCCAGCTCCATACTCACTACACTAGTGGTTTTGGTTCCATGGCTTACTTAAAAGCTATTGAAGCTGGCGTTGATGTTATCGACTGCGCACTTTCTCCATTTGCTCTCGATACTTCCCAGCCTTGCACAGAAACTATGGTTGCTGCTCTTGAAGGAACTGAATACGATACTGGTCTTAACCGTCAAGCTATGACTCCTATCGCTAAACATTTCCTCAAAGTAAAACAGGATATCATTAAAGAATTCAACTTAAAAGGTTACTTCGATGTTAACCCTAACGTTCTTGACTTCCAGATTCCTGGCGGTATGTTATCCAACCTTGTTAACCAGTTAAAAGAAGCTGGCATGGAAGACAAATATCAAGAACTTCTTGATGAAATGCCACGTGTTCGTGCTGACCTTGGCTATCCTCCACTCGTAACTCCTTCTAGCCAAATCGTTGGTACAATGGCTACATTTAACGTTATGACTGGCGAACGTTATAAAATGGTTCCAAAAGAATTTAAAGAACTTGCTAGCGGCAGATTTGGTCGTACTCCACAGCCTGTTAACCCTGAAGTTCTCGAAAAATGCGGCATTAAACAAGAAGATATCATTACTTGCCGTCCTGCTGACCTTCTCGAACCAGGCATGGAAAAATTCAAAGCAGAACTTGCTGCAAAAGGTTTCCCTAACGCTTCTGAAGAAGATGTTCTTTCTTACGCTTTATTCCCAGCTGTTGCTGAAGAATTCTTCAAAAAACGTACTAAAAAACAACTTCAAGCTCTTGGCGTTGCTAATCCTACAGACGAAGATATTCTTCTTTACAACCTCGATGTAGAAGTTGCTAAAAAATTCTTCGCTGCTAAATAA